One genomic segment of Primulina tabacum isolate GXHZ01 chromosome 9, ASM2559414v2, whole genome shotgun sequence includes these proteins:
- the LOC142555171 gene encoding uncharacterized protein LOC142555171 isoform X1 — protein sequence MSESYHQGLSMGNRPAKQEKKELLLKIVPPIDHAYARWLSRDLERIHGFAPRNSRAIKPPDHYIEYMRLNGWLDLDLDDPDFAHLFK from the exons ATGTCTGAATCATATCATCAAG GTTTATCAATGGGAAACAGACCTGCAAAGCAAGAGAAGAAAGAGCTGCTTTTGAAGATTGTGCCACCCATTGATCATGCATATGCACGTTGGCTTAGCAGGGATCTTGAGAGAATCCATGGCTTCGCGCCACGAAATTCTCGTGCCATAAAGCCCCCAGACCACTACATTGAATACATGCGTTTGAATGGATGGCTAGACCTGGACCTAGACGACCCCGACTTCGCACATCTGTTCAAGTAA
- the LOC142555171 gene encoding uncharacterized protein LOC142555171 isoform X2, which yields MGNRPAKQEKKELLLKIVPPIDHAYARWLSRDLERIHGFAPRNSRAIKPPDHYIEYMRLNGWLDLDLDDPDFAHLFK from the coding sequence ATGGGAAACAGACCTGCAAAGCAAGAGAAGAAAGAGCTGCTTTTGAAGATTGTGCCACCCATTGATCATGCATATGCACGTTGGCTTAGCAGGGATCTTGAGAGAATCCATGGCTTCGCGCCACGAAATTCTCGTGCCATAAAGCCCCCAGACCACTACATTGAATACATGCGTTTGAATGGATGGCTAGACCTGGACCTAGACGACCCCGACTTCGCACATCTGTTCAAGTAA